One window from the genome of Vespula pensylvanica isolate Volc-1 chromosome 11, ASM1446617v1, whole genome shotgun sequence encodes:
- the LOC122633200 gene encoding uncharacterized protein LOC122633200 isoform X1: protein MKDKHSGLQMDPVSVLKRNNRNITLRNTHRIYKKWGLKYHAAVRDAVFKMNSMPFVPLKPPASLKCDNGESDLVYVCQQCKDCFWFKSSFEDHSQRHSWILGFWCQKCFLTVCTHIPNSNSPCDLCVNMEHNKRSYMKKKGIHKHQKMGTIRVFYNQCQFFAHLKLHNISLVNICDIMLMPLPNMEGDWTPKMDTACEALLEHCFMIRAHIMDWLRAKNVDHNWWQLVESNIDDNDNPITKILKTYNGRNLFNPDIAKVDADLVPLTLLYKTSLTSTIGVTKVASEKNEKDYNKNVNDISSVTTATLLNQDIVENEDNPCTPTDITFVDCGPTYKYYTYGPFTDYSSHNSKMTNSKYVQYMNNNTQSAVSKKQSKQKRLKKEAVNYITSVSSSSNRSSNFISTKEFFNQNLEKDTSYMQKDLAHKCSGSVKLSTVAITTQNGSVENIMKKSITKNANLLPNLSHKGIVNQEYQKQNYLKNDSNLLTFQGTDSAKMNTLITQFPSHFLANNNILFIGQDMDGVNRKVNHVTLDAKFHEKDVKNTSTKLIPLHTSNNSPISEDNKSTGNLNKMTAESNKTKAHQIPFEGKIVYRNGRRYIITHTPNFQSSTPTSPDSSNNMQIVRYNTKNQNGVTKLTSVENTYLNLFETNVSLPTPSPSSSELSNSSSCEAQKKHNLSVACTRKNLETSRNHLKPKFKHSILDLLNDDVLCETLSFRRAENAEIYLNIKRSKNSTKQLNVVTTVTIPNCRQDMLNEFRQLNCSEIKERILHLQEVRTEILRVMNFAGDRDIEDTLKSIRNLQRALENALEDALESCNHESEDMKDIWNDQEVLLNEWESESQLSGNEFRCATCSKIMKPKTYIPGFSKPAENDTIYCSCYKHFCQECCSYQGNVTRFLTHQNFHEEEKPYACPDCFRRFPSFRLLEGHTWSLCFHMLKKRVFCCKICQIDGFQDTESIARHFAIMHSNKKIACETCYMVLDTYIEYKRHRDKMHSTATKFEPIRLMICKLGQCINRYEKYMMHLEKHYGIRKITWLKCPFCPYYNLESKQFLIQFKIHFQIVHLNRLVEIIKPETLKDILPTSLSECLFKNKESLIYDNEKFKKLRHIDDKVRLDTIVPKILNTRTIASEDFDRVSEHTESVTTNSKSLRSMKSTIKNEVENNVCSDISNKNTDFKILDVRSENTSSSVFHSNIDKEDNLPKILDVRSIADILSKDKKCSSNVAEMEEVTAHSKEIQSNAANDTKKKLKSVGNDQSKETCNSPKETIKNDAKYIESDNIISENNGKVNNVRNIVTKLKQSSPATEILKPIIKDLNVVTNISSTNALLENNLTVSNCNNTPNEIEVGDNINSPSITKSEQVTALSSNKDSIKSEDIRFMPKPPPLVRIPQHILESRNHQEVKRIKKDSRMISRHGKTNIKRPWRIALNGPTNSKNVHQDYLCHLCGELINTAWPIISIHFNTRHSDECKLSIVTPRLLRITPEFINGGYKELFSNKKRRSDGTVSISKKRRRWSTKKHTDSNNSLGLGLCVEQESVEDGEGNFICRKCDQRCANMSELREHIASNHRIKGRYLICLECGENFVVAPSLQMHLKAFHGIEDPISYMNQNSSYAPDNIDDLENETKAMIANQCYVCMAVFEDKATVDKHLRVHGMAFLNRKRIEARNALKSSDKTIKVNDDKQSFQKENTKKPVKRDNPSNTILEKINATILEEAQ, encoded by the exons atgaaagataaaCATTCAGGATTACAAATG GATCCTGTTTCTGTCTTGAAACGTAACAACCGAAACATCACACTCCGTAACACGcatagaatttataaaaaatgggGACTAAAGTATCACGCAGCAGTAAGAGATGCTGTCTTTAAGATGAACTCAATGCCATTTGTACCTTTAAAACCACCAGCTTCTTTGAAATGTGATAATGGAGAATCTGATTTAGTATATGTGTGTCAACAATGTAAAGATTG CTTTTGGTTTAAAAGCAGCTTCGAAGATCACAGTCAGAGACACAGTTGGATTTTAGGATTTTGGTGTCAGAAATGTTTCTTAAcagtatgtacacatatacctAATAGTAATTCACCATGTGATCTGTGTGTAAATATGGAACATAATAAGAGGtcatatatgaaaaagaaaggtatcCATAAACATCAAAAAATGGGGACTATTAGAGTCTTTTATAATCAGTGTCAATTTTTTGCACATTTAAAATTGCATAATATATCTTTAGTCAATATATGTGATATTATGTTAATGCCATTACCAAATATGGAGGGTGATTGGACACCTAAAATGGATACAGCTTGTGAAGCTCTTTTGGAACATTGTTTCATGATAAGAGCACATATCATGGATTGGTTACGAGCCAAAAATGTAGATCATAATTGGTGGCAATTAGTTGAAAGTAAcattgatgataatgataatcctattacaaaaattttaaaaacctATAATGGaaggaatttatttaatcCAGATATAGCAAAAGTAGATGCTGATTTGGTTCCTTTGACCTTACTGTACAAAACTAGTTTAACATCTACTATTGGAGTTACTAAAGTAGCATCagagaagaatgagaaagattataataaaaatgttaatgatATAAGTAGTGTAACAACAGCTACTCTACTCAATCAGGATATTgttgaaaatgaagataatcCTTGCACTCCTACTGATATTACCTTTGTAGATTGTGGTCCTACttataagtattatacatatggTCCATTTACAGATTATTCTTCACATAATAGTAAAATGACCAATTCGAAATATGTGCAATATATGAACAACAACACACAATCAGCAGTAAGCAAAAAACAAAGTAagcaaaaaagattaaaaaaagaagctgtaaattatattacttccGTTTCATCCTCATCTAATAGATCATCTAACTTTATCAgtacaaaagaatttttcaatcaaaatttggaaaaagatACTAGTTATATGCAAAAAGATCTTGCACATAAATGTAGTGGTAGTGTAAAGTTATCCACTGTTGCAATCACTACACAGAATGGTTctgtagaaaatataatgaagaAATCAATTACAAAAAATGCAAATTTGTTGCCTAATTTATCACATAAAGGGATAGTGAATCAGGAATATCAGAAAcaaaactatttaaaaaatgattcaaaTTTACTAACATTCCAAGGTACAGACTCTGCAAAAATGAATACACTCATTACTCAATTTCCATCTCATTTTCTTgctaataataacattttatttattggtCAAGATATGGATGGAGTAAACAGAAAAGTCAATCATGTAACACTTGATGcaaaatttcatgaaaaagatgtaaaaaataCGTCTACCAAATTAATACCTTTACATACGTCTAATAATAGTCCAATATCTGAGGACAATAAGAGTACTggtaatttaaacaaaatgacAGCTGAgtctaataaaacaaaagcTCATCAGATTCCTTTTGAAGGTAAAATTGTATATCGAAATGGcagaagatatattattacacataCACCAAATTTTCAATCAAGCACACCTACATCACCTGATTCATCAAATAATATGCAAATCGTacgatataatacaaaaaatcaaAACGGAGTAACTAAATTAACTTCAGTTGAAAATACATAtcttaatttattcgaaacaaaCGTATCTTTACCGACACCATCACCATCTTCATCGGAATTATCAAATAGTTCAAGTTGCGAAGCTCAGAAAAAACATAACTTATCCGTTGCTTGTACACgaaaaaatttagaaacaTCAAGAAATCACTTGAAACCAAAATTTAAACATTCTATATTGGATTTACTAAATGATGATGTATTGTGTGAAACTCTATCATTTCGTAGGGCCGAAAATgcagaaatatatttgaatataaaacgaaGCAAAAATAGTACCAAGCAGCTGAACGTAGTTACAACTGTAACAATACCAAATTGTAGACAAGACATGTTGAATGAATTTCGACAACTGAATTGCTCTGAAATAAAGGAACGCATTTTGCACTTGCAAGAGGTTCGTACAGAAATTCTGAGAGTTATGAATTTCGCAGGCGATAGAGACATCGAAGAtacattaaaatcaattagaaATTTACAAAGAGCATTGGAGAATGCATTGGAAGATGCTCTTGAATCATGCAATCATGAATCTGAAGATATGAAGGATATATGGAATGATCAAGAAGTATTATTGAATGAATGGGAATCAGAGAGCCAATTATCTGGTAATGAATTCAGATGTGCCACGTGCAGTAAAATCATGAAACCCAAGACTTATATTCCGGGATTTTCCAAACCAGCAGAAAATGATACTATATATTGTTCatgttataaacatttttgtcAAGAATGTTGTAGTTATCAAGGTAACGTTACTCGGTTTTTAACACATCAGAATTTtcacgaagaagagaaacccTATGCATGCCCTGACTGCTTTCGCAGATTTCCTTCCTTTAGATTACTTGAAGGGCATACATGGTCTCTTTGTTTTCATATGTTGAAGAAACGTGTTTTTTGTTGTAAAATATGTCAGATAGATGGTTTTCAAGATACAGAATCCATAGCAAGACATTTTGCTATTATgcatagtaataaaaaaatagcgTGCGAAACTTGTTATATGGTACTAGATACGTACATTGAATATAAAAGACATCGTGACAAAATGCATTCGACCGCGACTAAATTTGAACCTATAAGACTGATGATTTGCAAACTAGGGCAATGTATTAATCGGTACGAGAAGTATATGATGCACTTAGAGAAACATTATGGTATACGTAAAATAACGTGGTTGAAATGTCCTTTTTGTCCATATTATAATCTCGAAAGCAAACAGTTTTTAATCCAATtcaaaatacattttcaaatagTACACCTCAATCGTTtagtagaaattattaaaccaGAAAcattgaaagatattttacCAACTAGTCTTTCcgaatgtttatttaaaaataaagaatcgtTAATTTATGACAACGAAAAATTCAAGAAGCTTAGACACATTGATGATAAAGTACGCTTAGATACAATCGTAcctaaaatattaaacacaCGAACTATAGCATCAGAAGATTTTGATCGAGTTTCGGAGCATACTGAAAGTGTTACAACAAATAGCAAGAGCTTACGTTCGATGaaatcaacgataaaaaacgaagtagaaaataatgttTGTTCTGacatatctaataaaaatactgattTTAAGATTTTGGATGTTAGATCAGAAAATACAAGTTCTTCAGTATTTCATTCAAACAttgataaagaagataatcTACCGAAAATTTTAGATGTAAGGTCAATAGCCGATATTTtgtcaaaagataaaaaatgttcatcAAACGTTGCTGAGATGGAAGAAGTTACTGCGCACAGTAAGGAAATACAATCAAATGCTGCAAatgatacgaaaaagaaacttaaatCAGTAGGAAATGATCAATCAAAGGAAACGTGCAATTCTCCGaaagaaactataaaaaatgatgcaaaatatatagaaagtgataatattatttcggaaaataatggaaaagtaaataatgttCGAAACATTGTCACCAAATTAAAACAATCAAGTCCGGCGACGGAAATTTTGAAACCTATTATTAAGGACTTAAATGTAGTTACGAACATTAGCAGCACAAATGCTTTATTGGAAAACAATTTAACAGTTAGTAACTGTAATAACACGCCTAATGAAATAGAAGTAGGCGATAACATAAATTCACCGAGTATAACGAAGTCGGAACAGGTGACTGCTCTTTCATCAAACAAGGATTCCATTAAATCAGAAGATATACGTTTCATGCCAAAGCCACCACCTTTAGTCCGTATTCCTCAGCATATTTTAGAGAGTCGGAATCATCAGGAagtaaagagaattaaaaaagacaGCCGTATGATTTCAAGACATGGTAAAACAAATATCAAACGGCCATGGCGAATAGCTTTAAATGGTCCAACTAATTCGAAAAATGTGCATCAAGATTATTTATGTCACTTGTGTGGCGAGCTGATAAATACTGCTTGGCCTATCATCAGTATCCACTTTAATACAAGGCATTCGGACGAGTGCAAATTATCAATTGTAACACCGCGATTATTGAGAATAACTCCTGAATTCATTAATGGTGGCTATAAGGAATTGTTTAGTAATAAAAAGCGTAGATCAGACGGAACAGTatcgatttcgaaaaaaagaagaagatggagtaCAAAGAAGCATACAGATTCGAATAATTCATTGGGTTTGGGATTATGTGTGGAACAAGAGTCTGTAGAAGACGGAGAGGGTAATTTCATATGTCGGAAATGCGATCAACGATGTGCAAATATGTCAGAGCTAAGAGAACATATAGCTTCCAATCATAGAATCAAAGGTCGATACTTGATTTGTTTGGAATGCGGTGAAAATTTCGTTGTAGCGCCAAGTTTACAAATGCATTTGAAAGCTTTTCATGGAATAGAAGATCCTATTTCGTACATGAATCAAAATTCATCTTATGCGCCGGATAATATCGATGATcttgaaaatgaaacaaaggCAATGATAGCCAATCAATGTTATGTGTGCATGGCTGTATTTGAAGACAAAGCTACCGTTGATAAACATCTCAGAGTACATGGTATGGCATTTCTTAATCGCAAGAGAATAGAAGCTCGAAATGCTTTAAAGAGTTCAGATAAAACTATAAAAGTCAATGATGACAAGCAAAgctttcaaaaagaaaatacaaaaaaaccTGTTAAACGGGATAATCCATCAAATACTATCctcgaaaaaattaat GCTACGATATTAGAGGAAGCTCAATGA
- the LOC122633200 gene encoding uncharacterized protein LOC122633200 isoform X2: MKDKHSGLQMDPVSVLKRNNRNITLRNTHRIYKKWGLKYHAAVRDAVFKMNSMPFVPLKPPASLKCDNGESDLVYVCQQCKDCFWFKSSFEDHSQRHSWILGFWCQKCFLTVCTHIPNSNSPCDLCVNMEHNKRSYMKKKGIHKHQKMGTIRVFYNQCQFFAHLKLHNISLVNICDIMLMPLPNMEGDWTPKMDTACEALLEHCFMIRAHIMDWLRAKNVDHNWWQLVESNIDDNDNPITKILKTYNGRNLFNPDIAKVDADLVPLTLLYKTSLTSTIGVTKVASEKNEKDYNKNVNDISSVTTATLLNQDIVENEDNPCTPTDITFVDCGPTYKYYTYGPFTDYSSHNSKMTNSKYVQYMNNNTQSAVSKKQSKQKRLKKEAVNYITSVSSSSNRSSNFISTKEFFNQNLEKDTSYMQKDLAHKCSGSVKLSTVAITTQNGSVENIMKKSITKNANLLPNLSHKGIVNQEYQKQNYLKNDSNLLTFQDMDGVNRKVNHVTLDAKFHEKDVKNTSTKLIPLHTSNNSPISEDNKSTGNLNKMTAESNKTKAHQIPFEGKIVYRNGRRYIITHTPNFQSSTPTSPDSSNNMQIVRYNTKNQNGVTKLTSVENTYLNLFETNVSLPTPSPSSSELSNSSSCEAQKKHNLSVACTRKNLETSRNHLKPKFKHSILDLLNDDVLCETLSFRRAENAEIYLNIKRSKNSTKQLNVVTTVTIPNCRQDMLNEFRQLNCSEIKERILHLQEVRTEILRVMNFAGDRDIEDTLKSIRNLQRALENALEDALESCNHESEDMKDIWNDQEVLLNEWESESQLSGNEFRCATCSKIMKPKTYIPGFSKPAENDTIYCSCYKHFCQECCSYQGNVTRFLTHQNFHEEEKPYACPDCFRRFPSFRLLEGHTWSLCFHMLKKRVFCCKICQIDGFQDTESIARHFAIMHSNKKIACETCYMVLDTYIEYKRHRDKMHSTATKFEPIRLMICKLGQCINRYEKYMMHLEKHYGIRKITWLKCPFCPYYNLESKQFLIQFKIHFQIVHLNRLVEIIKPETLKDILPTSLSECLFKNKESLIYDNEKFKKLRHIDDKVRLDTIVPKILNTRTIASEDFDRVSEHTESVTTNSKSLRSMKSTIKNEVENNVCSDISNKNTDFKILDVRSENTSSSVFHSNIDKEDNLPKILDVRSIADILSKDKKCSSNVAEMEEVTAHSKEIQSNAANDTKKKLKSVGNDQSKETCNSPKETIKNDAKYIESDNIISENNGKVNNVRNIVTKLKQSSPATEILKPIIKDLNVVTNISSTNALLENNLTVSNCNNTPNEIEVGDNINSPSITKSEQVTALSSNKDSIKSEDIRFMPKPPPLVRIPQHILESRNHQEVKRIKKDSRMISRHGKTNIKRPWRIALNGPTNSKNVHQDYLCHLCGELINTAWPIISIHFNTRHSDECKLSIVTPRLLRITPEFINGGYKELFSNKKRRSDGTVSISKKRRRWSTKKHTDSNNSLGLGLCVEQESVEDGEGNFICRKCDQRCANMSELREHIASNHRIKGRYLICLECGENFVVAPSLQMHLKAFHGIEDPISYMNQNSSYAPDNIDDLENETKAMIANQCYVCMAVFEDKATVDKHLRVHGMAFLNRKRIEARNALKSSDKTIKVNDDKQSFQKENTKKPVKRDNPSNTILEKINATILEEAQ; this comes from the exons atgaaagataaaCATTCAGGATTACAAATG GATCCTGTTTCTGTCTTGAAACGTAACAACCGAAACATCACACTCCGTAACACGcatagaatttataaaaaatgggGACTAAAGTATCACGCAGCAGTAAGAGATGCTGTCTTTAAGATGAACTCAATGCCATTTGTACCTTTAAAACCACCAGCTTCTTTGAAATGTGATAATGGAGAATCTGATTTAGTATATGTGTGTCAACAATGTAAAGATTG CTTTTGGTTTAAAAGCAGCTTCGAAGATCACAGTCAGAGACACAGTTGGATTTTAGGATTTTGGTGTCAGAAATGTTTCTTAAcagtatgtacacatatacctAATAGTAATTCACCATGTGATCTGTGTGTAAATATGGAACATAATAAGAGGtcatatatgaaaaagaaaggtatcCATAAACATCAAAAAATGGGGACTATTAGAGTCTTTTATAATCAGTGTCAATTTTTTGCACATTTAAAATTGCATAATATATCTTTAGTCAATATATGTGATATTATGTTAATGCCATTACCAAATATGGAGGGTGATTGGACACCTAAAATGGATACAGCTTGTGAAGCTCTTTTGGAACATTGTTTCATGATAAGAGCACATATCATGGATTGGTTACGAGCCAAAAATGTAGATCATAATTGGTGGCAATTAGTTGAAAGTAAcattgatgataatgataatcctattacaaaaattttaaaaacctATAATGGaaggaatttatttaatcCAGATATAGCAAAAGTAGATGCTGATTTGGTTCCTTTGACCTTACTGTACAAAACTAGTTTAACATCTACTATTGGAGTTACTAAAGTAGCATCagagaagaatgagaaagattataataaaaatgttaatgatATAAGTAGTGTAACAACAGCTACTCTACTCAATCAGGATATTgttgaaaatgaagataatcCTTGCACTCCTACTGATATTACCTTTGTAGATTGTGGTCCTACttataagtattatacatatggTCCATTTACAGATTATTCTTCACATAATAGTAAAATGACCAATTCGAAATATGTGCAATATATGAACAACAACACACAATCAGCAGTAAGCAAAAAACAAAGTAagcaaaaaagattaaaaaaagaagctgtaaattatattacttccGTTTCATCCTCATCTAATAGATCATCTAACTTTATCAgtacaaaagaatttttcaatcaaaatttggaaaaagatACTAGTTATATGCAAAAAGATCTTGCACATAAATGTAGTGGTAGTGTAAAGTTATCCACTGTTGCAATCACTACACAGAATGGTTctgtagaaaatataatgaagaAATCAATTACAAAAAATGCAAATTTGTTGCCTAATTTATCACATAAAGGGATAGTGAATCAGGAATATCAGAAAcaaaactatttaaaaaatgattcaaaTTTACTAACATTCCAAG ATATGGATGGAGTAAACAGAAAAGTCAATCATGTAACACTTGATGcaaaatttcatgaaaaagatgtaaaaaataCGTCTACCAAATTAATACCTTTACATACGTCTAATAATAGTCCAATATCTGAGGACAATAAGAGTACTggtaatttaaacaaaatgacAGCTGAgtctaataaaacaaaagcTCATCAGATTCCTTTTGAAGGTAAAATTGTATATCGAAATGGcagaagatatattattacacataCACCAAATTTTCAATCAAGCACACCTACATCACCTGATTCATCAAATAATATGCAAATCGTacgatataatacaaaaaatcaaAACGGAGTAACTAAATTAACTTCAGTTGAAAATACATAtcttaatttattcgaaacaaaCGTATCTTTACCGACACCATCACCATCTTCATCGGAATTATCAAATAGTTCAAGTTGCGAAGCTCAGAAAAAACATAACTTATCCGTTGCTTGTACACgaaaaaatttagaaacaTCAAGAAATCACTTGAAACCAAAATTTAAACATTCTATATTGGATTTACTAAATGATGATGTATTGTGTGAAACTCTATCATTTCGTAGGGCCGAAAATgcagaaatatatttgaatataaaacgaaGCAAAAATAGTACCAAGCAGCTGAACGTAGTTACAACTGTAACAATACCAAATTGTAGACAAGACATGTTGAATGAATTTCGACAACTGAATTGCTCTGAAATAAAGGAACGCATTTTGCACTTGCAAGAGGTTCGTACAGAAATTCTGAGAGTTATGAATTTCGCAGGCGATAGAGACATCGAAGAtacattaaaatcaattagaaATTTACAAAGAGCATTGGAGAATGCATTGGAAGATGCTCTTGAATCATGCAATCATGAATCTGAAGATATGAAGGATATATGGAATGATCAAGAAGTATTATTGAATGAATGGGAATCAGAGAGCCAATTATCTGGTAATGAATTCAGATGTGCCACGTGCAGTAAAATCATGAAACCCAAGACTTATATTCCGGGATTTTCCAAACCAGCAGAAAATGATACTATATATTGTTCatgttataaacatttttgtcAAGAATGTTGTAGTTATCAAGGTAACGTTACTCGGTTTTTAACACATCAGAATTTtcacgaagaagagaaacccTATGCATGCCCTGACTGCTTTCGCAGATTTCCTTCCTTTAGATTACTTGAAGGGCATACATGGTCTCTTTGTTTTCATATGTTGAAGAAACGTGTTTTTTGTTGTAAAATATGTCAGATAGATGGTTTTCAAGATACAGAATCCATAGCAAGACATTTTGCTATTATgcatagtaataaaaaaatagcgTGCGAAACTTGTTATATGGTACTAGATACGTACATTGAATATAAAAGACATCGTGACAAAATGCATTCGACCGCGACTAAATTTGAACCTATAAGACTGATGATTTGCAAACTAGGGCAATGTATTAATCGGTACGAGAAGTATATGATGCACTTAGAGAAACATTATGGTATACGTAAAATAACGTGGTTGAAATGTCCTTTTTGTCCATATTATAATCTCGAAAGCAAACAGTTTTTAATCCAATtcaaaatacattttcaaatagTACACCTCAATCGTTtagtagaaattattaaaccaGAAAcattgaaagatattttacCAACTAGTCTTTCcgaatgtttatttaaaaataaagaatcgtTAATTTATGACAACGAAAAATTCAAGAAGCTTAGACACATTGATGATAAAGTACGCTTAGATACAATCGTAcctaaaatattaaacacaCGAACTATAGCATCAGAAGATTTTGATCGAGTTTCGGAGCATACTGAAAGTGTTACAACAAATAGCAAGAGCTTACGTTCGATGaaatcaacgataaaaaacgaagtagaaaataatgttTGTTCTGacatatctaataaaaatactgattTTAAGATTTTGGATGTTAGATCAGAAAATACAAGTTCTTCAGTATTTCATTCAAACAttgataaagaagataatcTACCGAAAATTTTAGATGTAAGGTCAATAGCCGATATTTtgtcaaaagataaaaaatgttcatcAAACGTTGCTGAGATGGAAGAAGTTACTGCGCACAGTAAGGAAATACAATCAAATGCTGCAAatgatacgaaaaagaaacttaaatCAGTAGGAAATGATCAATCAAAGGAAACGTGCAATTCTCCGaaagaaactataaaaaatgatgcaaaatatatagaaagtgataatattatttcggaaaataatggaaaagtaaataatgttCGAAACATTGTCACCAAATTAAAACAATCAAGTCCGGCGACGGAAATTTTGAAACCTATTATTAAGGACTTAAATGTAGTTACGAACATTAGCAGCACAAATGCTTTATTGGAAAACAATTTAACAGTTAGTAACTGTAATAACACGCCTAATGAAATAGAAGTAGGCGATAACATAAATTCACCGAGTATAACGAAGTCGGAACAGGTGACTGCTCTTTCATCAAACAAGGATTCCATTAAATCAGAAGATATACGTTTCATGCCAAAGCCACCACCTTTAGTCCGTATTCCTCAGCATATTTTAGAGAGTCGGAATCATCAGGAagtaaagagaattaaaaaagacaGCCGTATGATTTCAAGACATGGTAAAACAAATATCAAACGGCCATGGCGAATAGCTTTAAATGGTCCAACTAATTCGAAAAATGTGCATCAAGATTATTTATGTCACTTGTGTGGCGAGCTGATAAATACTGCTTGGCCTATCATCAGTATCCACTTTAATACAAGGCATTCGGACGAGTGCAAATTATCAATTGTAACACCGCGATTATTGAGAATAACTCCTGAATTCATTAATGGTGGCTATAAGGAATTGTTTAGTAATAAAAAGCGTAGATCAGACGGAACAGTatcgatttcgaaaaaaagaagaagatggagtaCAAAGAAGCATACAGATTCGAATAATTCATTGGGTTTGGGATTATGTGTGGAACAAGAGTCTGTAGAAGACGGAGAGGGTAATTTCATATGTCGGAAATGCGATCAACGATGTGCAAATATGTCAGAGCTAAGAGAACATATAGCTTCCAATCATAGAATCAAAGGTCGATACTTGATTTGTTTGGAATGCGGTGAAAATTTCGTTGTAGCGCCAAGTTTACAAATGCATTTGAAAGCTTTTCATGGAATAGAAGATCCTATTTCGTACATGAATCAAAATTCATCTTATGCGCCGGATAATATCGATGATcttgaaaatgaaacaaaggCAATGATAGCCAATCAATGTTATGTGTGCATGGCTGTATTTGAAGACAAAGCTACCGTTGATAAACATCTCAGAGTACATGGTATGGCATTTCTTAATCGCAAGAGAATAGAAGCTCGAAATGCTTTAAAGAGTTCAGATAAAACTATAAAAGTCAATGATGACAAGCAAAgctttcaaaaagaaaatacaaaaaaaccTGTTAAACGGGATAATCCATCAAATACTATCctcgaaaaaattaat GCTACGATATTAGAGGAAGCTCAATGA